Genomic DNA from Ruminococcus sp. OA3:
CAGTCTTTTAAAAGTGCGGTATCTCGAAGAGGAACATGACCGTCTGACAAGGGAACTGGCCAGACAGAATCAGAGTGCTGAAAAATGGCGCAAAAGAGGTATACAGGATTCTCTGACAGGTGCTTTTTCGAGGCGCTACGTCATGGAACGTACAGCCGCATTTCTCCAGTCAGATACGCAGTTTTCTCTCGTTTTTATAGATCTTGATCATCTCAAACAGATTAATGACAGGGAAGGGCATCACGCCGGGGACCTTTTTCTCATACAGTTTGCAAAAGAGTTCCAATCCTGCCTTCGCGGTTCTGATATTTTTGCACGGGTGGGAGGAGATGAATTTGTGGTGCTGCTTTTGGACTGTTCTCTGGAAACGGCGAAAAGACGGATGGAGACAATCCGCACCAGGCTGACAGAACAATACAGCCCGCCGTTTTCCTTCAGCTTTGGCGTTTCCTGTACTTCTGAAAATATGACAGGCTGTGCGGAAGACTTGTTAAGCCGGGCAGACCATGCAATGTACCGGGACAAGAAAACCAGAACAGGATAAGACAGGAGGTGGAAAAATGCGATTACTGTTACTGACTGCCGCCGCCTATTTTTATTTCAGCCAGAGGTATTTTCATATGACAGAAAAATTCAGCGAAATGCAGTCACCACGCACTTTGCTGTGCCTTCTCTGCTATGTCGTTAACTACTCCTTTTTTTATCTCTGCAGCGTACTGGAATTTCCACTGACCGTGAACTGGTTTTTATTCGCATTCCTGTTATTTATTGAAACACTTCTTTATAATAAAAGAAAAAAGCGGTGTGCACTGTTTGCTACGCTGACGGGGATTTTTTTTGGCCTTGCGGCCAATATTTTCTGCCGCAGCGTCGTAGCTGTCGTGCTGGACAAACCGCTGCAGCACTTTGACAATCACGTGTCAAGCAGCGCCAATCTGAAGGGGATACCTGTCTTTCTGGGATTTATGCTTACCGGACTGATCATGCACATTCTGAGCCGGCAAGTCTTTATAGAGAGAGTTCACCGGATACTGAACCATCCATGGCATCAGCCATTTATACTGGAGATGATAGCGGGCCTGTTTTTTTATATGTTCCTCAACCTGCTACTGTATTCAACACCTGTCAACGATGTATTCGTAAAAGTGTGGAGTATTAAATCCAGTATGTTCAGCGTCATTGGACTCTATATCGCAGTCCGGTACACCATCCGTATCTGTGATATGGAGGATTACAGAGAAAAAAACCGGAAGATTCAGCAGATGCTGGAAGAACGGAGCCGTGAGGAGGAAGAGCTGCGCAGGCAGGCTGCCATAGACCCTCTGACAGGCCTTTATAATCGGCAGTATGCGGATGAGAAGGTCGAATCCATGTTGAAGCAAAAAGTTCCTTTTACCATCTGTTTTTTTGATCTGGACCATCTCAAGAAAGTCAACGACCAGTTGGGCCACGAGGAAGGCGACCACTATATTCTGACAGCTACGGAGCACATCCGAAGTACCTGCAGGTGCGGAAAAGACCTGCTTTGCAGATACGGAGGGGACGAGTTTCTGATCCTGTTTGAAGGGCTGATGGCGGAAAAGGCAGAGAAGAAGGCGGAGGCAATCAACGATGATCTTTGCGCGTATGGGATTGCTGAAGCCTTCCCGTATTCCCTGTCACTGAGTTACGGTGTGGTGGAGAGTCCTTTGTTTTCAGACGTGACAGCCATGCTTCAGGAGGCTGACCGGAAAATGTATATGCAAAAACGTAAAAAACAGCTGACACGGAGTTAATCCCTGCTTCCCTGAAAAGTATTGCTTTTCAAAAAATAGTTAGATATAATGTGATCAAGGTAAAAGTTAAAGACAGATAAATTAGGAGAATGATTATGGATGAACAGCGTTACCGTTTGGAGAAGAAGGCAGGGTATTTTAAATGGATGCTGGACGAATATGTGGGAAATGTTTATGTCTGTGATATGGAGACATATGAACTTTTATACATGAATCAAAATGCCTGCGAAACGCTGGGAACTCCGATGAAAAAACTGATCGGCCGAAAATGTTATGAAGTGATCCAGGGAAGAACATCCCCGTGCCCTTTTTGTACGAATGATCGCATAACAGAAGATGAATTTTATGAGTGGGAATTTTTTAATCCCGTGTTAGACCATAAGTTTATGATCAAAAACCGGGTTATCGACTGGGAGGGACACCGGGCGAGACTTGAACTCTCACACGATAATGACAGCCTGGAATATAAGCTTGCGAAAAAAAACCGGGAGCGGTCAGCGATTCTGAGGACAATTCCGGGAGGTTTTGCCCGTTTGGATGCCCGTGATATGAGGACTGTACTGTGGTATGGCGGCGATTTTCTTCGGCTTATCGGTTATACAGAAGATCAGTTCGTAAATGAACTGGACTCTCAGTGTACTTATGTACATCCCGACGATCTGGAACGGGCGATCAGCGTCATGCTGGACTCAAAAGTGACCGGTGAGGATACGACTCTGGAAACACGTATCATAACCCGCGACAACAAGGTCAGAATACTGACGATGACCTTCAGCTATGTCAGCAGCGAAGAAAGCTGGGATGGCATAGAATCTTTTTACAGTGTCGGCATTGATATTACAAGAGATCGAAAGGAGCAGGCGAGACAGCAAAAAGCACTGGAAGATGCCTGTCAGGCGGCACAGGTTGCAAGTGCCGCCAAATCCAATTTTCTTTCTTCAATGTCACATGATATCCGCACCCCCATGAACGCCATAATGGGAATGGCGGCTATTGCCCGGGCGAACCTGAATTCGCCGGATAAAGTCCATGACTGCCTGAATAAAATAGGCACTTCGAGTAAACATTTGCTCAGTCTGATCAATGAAGTTCTGGATATGTCCAGGATTGAGAGCGGAAAGATAGATCTGGCTTTGGCGCAGGTTAATCTGCCCGGTATACTGCAGAGTGTTATGGATATGTGCGGACCGCTGATCAATGAAAAGCGTCAGCACTTTCAGGTCAGTATCGGACAGGTACGGCACGAAGAGGTAATTGCAGACGGAGACCGGCTGTGTCAGATTTTGGTGAATCTTCTTTCAAACGCCATTAAATATACAGAGGAGGAAGGGTCAATCATACTGAGAATCAACGAACAGTATTCCCAGGTTCACGGAAAAAGCCAATATGAGTTCACCTGTATTGACAGTGGGATAGGAATGTCAGCGGAATACATTTCCCATATCTTTGAACCTTTTTCTCGGGCTGAAGATCCCCGGATAAGCAAACTTCAGGGCACAGGTCTTGGAATGACGATAACAGAAAACGTTGTCCGTATGATGAATGGCACGATTCAGGTGGAGAGTGAGCTGGGAAAAGGCAGCAAATTTACGGTATCTGTACCAATGGAATGGTGCGAACAGGAGGAATCATGCAGCGATGAATTGCTGGGACAGCCGGTACTTGTCGTTGATGATGACCAGATAACATGTGAAAATGCGGCTGCACTTCTAAATGAATTGGGTATGCGCGGATACTGGGTCATGTCTGGGAGAGAAGCTATCCGTTGTATAACAGAGGCTCACGACCGGAAAGATGATTTCTTTGCTGTTATTCTGGACTGGATCATGCCGGAAATGAATGGTCTGGAGACGGTCAGGGTGATCCGTGGAAAACTGGGTGACGATGTCCCGATTATAATTATATCAGCCTACGACTACTCTGATATTGAAGAGGAGTTTATAAGTGCGGGTGCAGATGCATTTATCACAAAACCTCTTTTCAAGTCAAGAATGCTGCAGGTACTGCAGTTATTCATCTCCTCCGGGGAGTCCGGCACAGCCCATACAACAGATGAGAAAAGGAATCCGGTGTTTTCCGGAAAGAGAATACTGCTGGCGGAGGATAATGAGGTCAACCGTGAAATTGTTATTGAATTACTCCGGGTACATAATATTGATGTAGATGCAGCAGAAAACGGACAGGAGGCACTGGAAATGTTCGAGGCTTCAGAACCGGGAACTTATCATGCCATTCTAATGGATATCCAGATGCCTGTTTTAAATGGCTACGATACAACGGCAGGAATAAGATCTTTAAAGAGGGGGGATGCGCAGAGTATCCCCATTATAGCATTGACGGCGGATGCATTCGCCGCTGATATCGCCCGCTCGCGAAAAGCCGGAATGAATGACCATATCGCAAAACCTGTAGACGTGAACTACCTGCTGGAAACTCTGGAGGAGTGGATGTGCTGATATTTACATATGGATTTCAGGTGGAAATACAGGTATAATAAAGGAAAGAAACGCAGTTTATCCGGAGAGGAGTATGTATGACAACCAGGGTAGCAGTCATGGGGATCATTGTTGAGAAAACGGAATCAGCGGGGAAGCTCAATACACTGCTTCACGAATACGGGGACTATATTATCGGGAGAATGGGTATTCCCTACAGAAAGCGTGGAATCAATATTATTTCAGTATGTCTTGAGGCCCCTCAGAATACGATTTCAGCGCTTGCCGGGAAAATAGGAAATATTGAAGGGATCAGTGTAAAGACTTCATATTCCAATGTTGCCTATGAAGAGTAAGACGGTAATGGTTCTGGCACAACGACTGGCAGAACAGGGACGTTTGACGCAGGAAGAATACGCGCATCTTATCCGGTTACGAACAGATGAATCATCGATGTATCTTGCCGGAAAAGCCGATCATATCCGGCGGGAGATTTACGGCAGAGATGTCTATATCCGCGGGCTTATCGAGATCAGTAATATTTGCCGCAATGACTGCTATTACTGTGGGATACGGCGGTCCAATACAGGGTGTGAAAGATACCGCCTGACGAAACAGCAGATTCTCGGCTGCTGCCGCGAAGGATACGATCTTGGGTTCCGGACTTTTGTCATGCAGGGGGGAGAGGGCTCGTATTCGGCGGGAGAGATCGCTGATATTGTCGGGGCTGTCAAAGAAACATACCCTGACTGCGCTGTCACACTGTCGCTGGGTGAATATACACGCGGAGAATATAAGATCATGCGCAGTGCCGGAGCAGACAGATACCTGCTCCGCCATGAAACAGCGGACAGGGAACATTACAGGAAACTGCACCCATTCGGCATGTCTTATGAAAACAGGATGCGGTGCCTTTATGACCTTAGAGAACTTGGGTACCAGGTTGGATGTGGCTTTATGGTTGGTTCGCCTTATCAGACGGCGGAGAGCCTTGCAGAAGATCTGAAATTTATCGAAGAATTTTCGCCGGATATGTGCGGGATCGGACCGTTTATTCCGCAGAGAGACACGCCGTTTTGGGATATGCCTGCCGGGAGCGGAGAGATGACGATCTTTCTGTTGTCTGTTATCCGTCTGATAAAGCCGAATATTCTGCTGCCGGCAACGACTGCACTCGGTACGGTCATGCATAATGGCAGAGAACAGGGCATACATGCAGGTGCCAATGTCATCATGCCGAATTTATCCCCGCTGTCTGAAAGAAAAAAATATTCTCTGTATGACAATAAAATCTGCACAGGCGAGGAGTCGGCGCAGAGCATCCGAATACTGAAAGAACACATGAGATCCATCGGTTATCAAATTGTCACTGCAAGGGGCGATATCAAAAAACCATAGAATATTCTGACGGAAAGTATATTCTGACCGCAAGAAAGGAAAACAATCAAATGACAATCTATAATCCCAAATCACTGAAAGCGGAGGAATTTATCCATGACGGTGAAATCCTTGAAACCATCAGATATGCAGAAGCAAACAGGAATAATATCCCACTGATCGACAGCATCCTTGAAAAAGCATATCCCAGGATGACAGAAGAAGGAGTGCACTGTGCCGGACTTACGCATCGCGAGGCGTCGGTGCTGCTGGCCTGCGACATTCCGGAAAAAATCGAAGAGATGTATCGGCTTGCAGAGCAGATCAAGCAGGCGTTTTACGGGAACCGTATCGTGATGTTTGCGCCGCTCTATCTCTCGAACTATTGCGTCAACGGGTGTGTGTATTGTCCTTATCACCTCAAAAACAAACATATCACAAGAGTCAAGCTGTCCCAGGACGACATTCGGCGTGAAGTCACAGCACTTCAGGACATGGGGCATAAGCGTCTGGCCATTGAGGCGGGGGAAGACCCGGTAAATAATCCCATAGAGTATATTCTGCAATGTATTGATACGATTTATTCCATTCACCATAAGAATGGTGCCATTCGCCGCGTCAATGTCAATATTGCCGCGACGACTGTTGAAAATTACCGCAGACTGAAAGATGCCGGAATCGGTACTTACATATTATTTCAGGAGACATACCATAAAGAGAGCTATCTTGAACTGCATCCGACTGGTCCAAAACATGATTACGCCTATCATACGGAGGCGATGGACCGAGCGATGGAAGGCGGAATCGATGATGTAGGACTCGGCGTGCTGTTTGGCCTTGAAAAGTATAAGTATGAATTTGCCGGTCTTCTGATGCATGCAGAGCACCTGGAAGCTGTTCACGGTGTAGGTCCCCATACGATCAGTGTGCCGAGAGTCAAACATGCAGATGACATCGATCCTGAGGTATTTGACAACAGTCTGAGTGATGAGATGTTTGAAAAAATCATTGCCTGTATCAGAATCGCTGTTCCGTATACGGGAATGATTATCTCTACCAGGGAAAGCCAGGAGGTCCGCACAAGAGTACTTCGCCTCGGCATTTCTCAGATCAGCGGAGCATCACGGACTTCAGTAGGCGGTTATACAGAGGAAGAACGTCCGCATGATTCGGAGCAGTTTGACGTATCTGATCAGCGCACGCTTGATGAGGTCGTACAGTGGCTGATGCAGCTCGGCTGCATCCCATCGTTCTGCACAGCCTGCTATCGGGAAGGGAGAACCGGGGACCGCTTCATGAGCCTTTGTAAGAACGGACAGATCCTCAATTGCTGTCATCCGAACGCATTGATGACACTTGCGGAATACCTTGTCGACTACGCAGACGATGATACGAAAAAAATGGGATTTGCCCTGATTGAAAAGGAACTGGAGAAGATTCCAAAGGAAAAAGTCAGGACCGTCACCAAACAGCATATAAAGGATATTACGGAGTCAAACCGCCGTGATTTCCGTTTTTGACAGGAAGGGGGCCGACATATGGGATTGAATGATCAGGTATCTGCCGAACGGGTTCATATAGGATTTTTTGGGATTCGAAATGCCGGAAAATCGAGTGTCGTCAATGCAGTAACCGGACAAAAACTCTCACTTGTATCAGACGTAAAGGGAACCACCACAGATCCCGTGAAAAAAGCAATGGAAATCCTGCCGGTCGGCCCGGTTGTGATCATCGATACACCGGGCATTGATGACGATGGAAAACTGGGCGAAATGAGGGTCAAACGTGCACTGCAGGCGCTGAATCAGACGGATATTGCCGTACTTGTCGTTGACGGAAAAGTCGGAAAGCAGGAGGCAGACCGTGAGTTGATCGCGCTGTTTGAGTCAAAGAAGATTCCTTATATTATTGTTTATAACAAATCAGACCTTTGCAAAGAGCTGCCGTCCCCCGGGAAAAATGAACTATATGTAAGCGCTGTGAGGGGAGAGAATATCCATGAGCTGAAGGAAATGATTGCGCGTTTTGCTGTGAGAGAAGAAGAGAACAGGTATATTGTGGCCGATCTCCTCTCAGCGGGTGATTTGGTTGTTCTCGTAGTTCCGATAGATTCTGCTGCGCCGAAAGGACGTCTGATCCTGCCGCAGCAGCAGACAATACGTGAGATTCTTGATGCAGGTGCAACTGCTGTTGTCACACGTGAAAAGGAATTCTCACAGACACTCACGGCCCTGTTCAAGAAGCCCAGGCTTGTTATCACAGATTCACAGGTGTTTGAGCAGGTAAGGCACGATACCCCTGACGACATCCTGCTGACTTCATTTTCCATCCTCTTTGCACGGTATAAGGGGAACCTGAAAGAGGCCGTGTGCGGGGCGGCTGTGCTGGACAGGCTGCAGGATGGGGATACGGTGCTCATCTCGGAAGGGTGCACACACCATCGCCAATGTGATGATATCGGAACAGTAAAGCTGCCGCAATGGATCAGAGCGTATACTGGAAAGAAAATCGGGTTCGACTTCACCTCGGGCGGTGAGTTTCCCGAGGATCTGTCAGAATATGCACTGGTGATTCACTGCGGCGGCTGTATGCTGAGTGAGAAGGAGATGAGATACCGGGTACGTTACAGCATTGATCACGGCGTGCCTGTCACAAATTATGGGATTGCGATCGCGCAGATGCATGGAATCCTGCAGCGATCAATCGCGCCGTTTCCCACGGAACCTGATATTCAATGAATTCCTTTATTCGCAAGTTCTTTTATCTGACGGTGATACTGTCTCATATACAGGATAAATGAGATTATGATTGCAAGGATGCATGCAATGATCAGAAAATAGACAAAGTAAACTGGAATATCGTGGAACAGGAGTAAAACAAACATGGTAGCGTCCAGTATCGCCGTGCATATTTTTCCATGCATCTTTGCACCCTCTGTCCGAACTCCCTGTTTGAGCAGATACAATCCCAGAATGCCCATGACAGCTTCCTTGATCAGAAAGACTGCCAGTAAAACGGCAACAGCTGGATAACGGAATGTAAAACTCAGCGCCAGTGCTCCCTGCGTGATCTTGTCCGCAATTGGATCCAGTATCTTTCCAAAATCTGTAATCATATTAAAGTGTCTTGCAATCTTCCCATCCAGAAAATCCGAGAGAAAAGAGAGAAAAATGATCAATACGGCCAGATAATAATCCCGTTCACTGGATGCATTGATGTAGACGTACAGATAAATGGGAAGAAGGATAATGCGAAAATAACCAAGCAGATTGGGAATCGATAAATACTCTTTGGTAAAATTCTTTTTCATGGTAAACTTATTCCTCCTCACTAAGGGTATACTTTAAAAAGTGATAGATTTTAGAACACGCATCCGGATGACTGTGCTTCGACTGACAATGAAGCATATGAGAAATCCGGTCTGGTTGTTTTAATAATTGCAGGCCTGCCACGATCTGTTTTCTCCGGGTAGCAGCGCTGATGCTCATGCCATGTGAAAGAAAGAATTTTCTGTTTACTGTTTCACACCCGGGGATCGGTTTGGTATGCACAACAGGGATTTTTGAAACTGCTGCTTCAGTAGAAGTCAGTCCGCCTGGTTTGGTAAATACGATGTCGCAGGCCTTTGTCAGAAGATGCATCTGTGTAGTAAAACCAATGATTCTGATATTGGAACTGGTTTTAAATTCCGCTTCCATCTTTTTCTGCATCTTCCGGTCC
This window encodes:
- a CDS encoding CDP-alcohol phosphatidyltransferase family protein, yielding MKKNFTKEYLSIPNLLGYFRIILLPIYLYVYINASSERDYYLAVLIIFLSFLSDFLDGKIARHFNMITDFGKILDPIADKITQGALALSFTFRYPAVAVLLAVFLIKEAVMGILGLYLLKQGVRTEGAKMHGKICTAILDATMFVLLLFHDIPVYFVYFLIIACILAIIISFILYMRQYHRQIKELANKGIH
- the hydE gene encoding [FeFe] hydrogenase H-cluster radical SAM maturase HydE, encoding MVLAQRLAEQGRLTQEEYAHLIRLRTDESSMYLAGKADHIRREIYGRDVYIRGLIEISNICRNDCYYCGIRRSNTGCERYRLTKQQILGCCREGYDLGFRTFVMQGGEGSYSAGEIADIVGAVKETYPDCAVTLSLGEYTRGEYKIMRSAGADRYLLRHETADREHYRKLHPFGMSYENRMRCLYDLRELGYQVGCGFMVGSPYQTAESLAEDLKFIEEFSPDMCGIGPFIPQRDTPFWDMPAGSGEMTIFLLSVIRLIKPNILLPATTALGTVMHNGREQGIHAGANVIMPNLSPLSERKKYSLYDNKICTGEESAQSIRILKEHMRSIGYQIVTARGDIKKP
- a CDS encoding PAS domain-containing hybrid sensor histidine kinase/response regulator yields the protein MDEQRYRLEKKAGYFKWMLDEYVGNVYVCDMETYELLYMNQNACETLGTPMKKLIGRKCYEVIQGRTSPCPFCTNDRITEDEFYEWEFFNPVLDHKFMIKNRVIDWEGHRARLELSHDNDSLEYKLAKKNRERSAILRTIPGGFARLDARDMRTVLWYGGDFLRLIGYTEDQFVNELDSQCTYVHPDDLERAISVMLDSKVTGEDTTLETRIITRDNKVRILTMTFSYVSSEESWDGIESFYSVGIDITRDRKEQARQQKALEDACQAAQVASAAKSNFLSSMSHDIRTPMNAIMGMAAIARANLNSPDKVHDCLNKIGTSSKHLLSLINEVLDMSRIESGKIDLALAQVNLPGILQSVMDMCGPLINEKRQHFQVSIGQVRHEEVIADGDRLCQILVNLLSNAIKYTEEEGSIILRINEQYSQVHGKSQYEFTCIDSGIGMSAEYISHIFEPFSRAEDPRISKLQGTGLGMTITENVVRMMNGTIQVESELGKGSKFTVSVPMEWCEQEESCSDELLGQPVLVVDDDQITCENAAALLNELGMRGYWVMSGREAIRCITEAHDRKDDFFAVILDWIMPEMNGLETVRVIRGKLGDDVPIIIISAYDYSDIEEEFISAGADAFITKPLFKSRMLQVLQLFISSGESGTAHTTDEKRNPVFSGKRILLAEDNEVNREIVIELLRVHNIDVDAAENGQEALEMFEASEPGTYHAILMDIQMPVLNGYDTTAGIRSLKRGDAQSIPIIALTADAFAADIARSRKAGMNDHIAKPVDVNYLLETLEEWMC
- a CDS encoding GGDEF domain-containing protein, with amino-acid sequence MRLLLLTAAAYFYFSQRYFHMTEKFSEMQSPRTLLCLLCYVVNYSFFYLCSVLEFPLTVNWFLFAFLLFIETLLYNKRKKRCALFATLTGIFFGLAANIFCRSVVAVVLDKPLQHFDNHVSSSANLKGIPVFLGFMLTGLIMHILSRQVFIERVHRILNHPWHQPFILEMIAGLFFYMFLNLLLYSTPVNDVFVKVWSIKSSMFSVIGLYIAVRYTIRICDMEDYREKNRKIQQMLEERSREEEELRRQAAIDPLTGLYNRQYADEKVESMLKQKVPFTICFFDLDHLKKVNDQLGHEEGDHYILTATEHIRSTCRCGKDLLCRYGGDEFLILFEGLMAEKAEKKAEAINDDLCAYGIAEAFPYSLSLSYGVVESPLFSDVTAMLQEADRKMYMQKRKKQLTRS
- the hydF gene encoding [FeFe] hydrogenase H-cluster maturation GTPase HydF, whose translation is MGLNDQVSAERVHIGFFGIRNAGKSSVVNAVTGQKLSLVSDVKGTTTDPVKKAMEILPVGPVVIIDTPGIDDDGKLGEMRVKRALQALNQTDIAVLVVDGKVGKQEADRELIALFESKKIPYIIVYNKSDLCKELPSPGKNELYVSAVRGENIHELKEMIARFAVREEENRYIVADLLSAGDLVVLVVPIDSAAPKGRLILPQQQTIREILDAGATAVVTREKEFSQTLTALFKKPRLVITDSQVFEQVRHDTPDDILLTSFSILFARYKGNLKEAVCGAAVLDRLQDGDTVLISEGCTHHRQCDDIGTVKLPQWIRAYTGKKIGFDFTSGGEFPEDLSEYALVIHCGGCMLSEKEMRYRVRYSIDHGVPVTNYGIAIAQMHGILQRSIAPFPTEPDIQ
- the hydG gene encoding [FeFe] hydrogenase H-cluster radical SAM maturase HydG, whose amino-acid sequence is MTIYNPKSLKAEEFIHDGEILETIRYAEANRNNIPLIDSILEKAYPRMTEEGVHCAGLTHREASVLLACDIPEKIEEMYRLAEQIKQAFYGNRIVMFAPLYLSNYCVNGCVYCPYHLKNKHITRVKLSQDDIRREVTALQDMGHKRLAIEAGEDPVNNPIEYILQCIDTIYSIHHKNGAIRRVNVNIAATTVENYRRLKDAGIGTYILFQETYHKESYLELHPTGPKHDYAYHTEAMDRAMEGGIDDVGLGVLFGLEKYKYEFAGLLMHAEHLEAVHGVGPHTISVPRVKHADDIDPEVFDNSLSDEMFEKIIACIRIAVPYTGMIISTRESQEVRTRVLRLGISQISGASRTSVGGYTEEERPHDSEQFDVSDQRTLDEVVQWLMQLGCIPSFCTACYREGRTGDRFMSLCKNGQILNCCHPNALMTLAEYLVDYADDDTKKMGFALIEKELEKIPKEKVRTVTKQHIKDITESNRRDFRF
- a CDS encoding TM1266 family iron-only hydrogenase system putative regulator, with the translated sequence MTTRVAVMGIIVEKTESAGKLNTLLHEYGDYIIGRMGIPYRKRGINIISVCLEAPQNTISALAGKIGNIEGISVKTSYSNVAYEE